Below is a genomic region from Methylophaga thalassica.
ACAGTCTTAATGCGAGCAATATCTCTACGTACACGTTGTAATTCACTGTTACGTGTTAATTGCCCAGTTGCATTCTGCATACGCAGATTAAACTGCTCTTTATGCAACTCACCTAGTTCTTTCACTAGATCTTCAGTTGTCTTTTGTCTAATTTCGCTTGCTTTCATTACAGTATCGCCCGCGTTACAAATGTGGTTTTAACGGGAAGTTTTGCTGCTGCCAGACGGAATGCTTCACGTGCAATCTCTTCAGACACACCTTCCATTTCATAGAGCATACGACCTGGTTGCACATTTGCTACCCAGTATTCTACGTTACCCTTACCTTTACCTTGACGAACTTCCAACGGTTTGCTGGAAATTGGTTTGTCAGGAAATACGCGAATCCAGATTTTACCGC
It encodes:
- the rpmC gene encoding 50S ribosomal protein L29; the encoded protein is MKASEIRQKTTEDLVKELGELHKEQFNLRMQNATGQLTRNSELQRVRRDIARIKTVLNEKR
- the rplP gene encoding 50S ribosomal protein L16 — protein: MLQPKRTKFRKQQKLRNRGLAHRGAKVSFGEFGLKSLERGRITARQIEAARRAMTRHIKRGGKIWIRVFPDKPISSKPLEVRQGKGKGNVEYWVANVQPGRMLYEMEGVSEEIAREAFRLAAAKLPVKTTFVTRAIL